A single region of the Polyodon spathula isolate WHYD16114869_AA chromosome 12, ASM1765450v1, whole genome shotgun sequence genome encodes:
- the ston2 gene encoding stonin-2 isoform X3, giving the protein MDAVNWLQIDKQMNGQSDRKTTRFASWVTFDDDEDSCFLPSPKPLKVNNFSHAPTQDSNSNLIISEGHSLKTEVTRNLFDLAPEKTNYVFTPDSPPANTRTPCSKINPFLDSKLLDVQPSPINPFSAYFDKQEPLLVDTSENNGPGSPQVYSFSSPFLTEGVDVKTDSVLLFSPVFDTSIQEDRFNNVPENQTLEQLKQMQIADLDEADNPTMPGEPIDSDELDEPPFVPSHLEPRDGWPMMLRIPEKKSMMSSRHWGVIHVKLTEAGCLQLYYEKGLAKPFKTIQLNASHGLSEPKLQTFDENGKIHTIRIDHVTYKEKKKYQPKVAVVHTPVMEQIVKLGTKNYKDFLSFISAVQNVLMSLPLDVDTYLRPSNYLEDEISIEVRDEFCGVVAKGDNRILRQSVVTHVSVLAFVSGTPICRIGFNDVQIKGNEVVSRHDIIPNSTTRWIKLRDCQLNKYVDEKEFANTRSIAFVPPSAHRFELMRFRTAFAEKTLPFTLRTIATVKGAEVELQSWLVMSSGFSSNRDPLTLIPCENVMIRYPVAKALMKNFRRESVTGEKSLKAKMNKGASFGSTSTSGSEPVMRVTLGTAKYEHAFKAVVWRINRLPDKNSASGHPHSFFFHLELGSDREVHSMFARHVDVEFDMPAASASRATVRSLSVGEKSDVKKWVSYKAHYCYQVEVELKIDQMQELNGTQRDQPNECSHQ; this is encoded by the exons ATGGATGCAGTTAACTGGCTTCAAATCGATAAACAAATGAATGGACAGTCAGACAGAAAAACAACCCGCTTTGCAAGTTGGGTTACCTTCGATGACGATGAGGACTCCTGCTTTCTTCCTTCTCCAAAACCTTTAAAGGTTAACAACTTCAGCCATGCTCCCACTCAAGACTCCAATAGTAACTTGATTATCTCTGAGGGACATTCGCTAAAGACAGAGGTGACGAGGAACTTGTTTGATTTGGCTCCGGAAAAGACCAATTATGTTTTCACTCCCGACAGTCCTCCAGCTAATACCAGAACACCATGCAGTAAGATAAATCCATTTTTGGATAGCAAACTTTTGGATGTTCAGCCATCacccattaaccctttcagtgcctACTTTGATAAGCAAGAGCCCCTGCTTGTTGATACGTCAGAGAACAATGGACCAGGGAGTCCTCAGGTGTATTCATTCAGCTCTCCCTTTCTCACTGAAGGAGTCGATGTCAAAACAGACTCCGTCCTGCTTTTCTCTCCTGTTTTTGATACCAGCATCCAAGAGGACAGGTTCAATAATGTTCCTGAAAATCAAACCTTAGAGCAATTGAAGCAGATGCAAATTGCAGATCTAGATGAAGCAGATAATCCTACCATGCCTGGTGAACCCATAGATTCTGATGAGCTTGATGAACCACCTTTTGTGCCATCCCACTTGGAGCCTAGAGATGGTTGGCCAATGATGCTAAGGATACCTGAAAAGAAGAGCATGATGTCATCCAGGCACTGGGGAGTGATTCATGTGAAACTGACAGAGGCCGGTTGCTTACAACTTTATTATGAAAAAGGATTGGCAAAGCCTTTTAAGACGATTCAGTTGAATGCCAGCCACGGGTTATCAGAGCCCAAGCTACAAACCTTTGATGAAAATGGGAAAATTCACACAATACGGATAGACCATGTAACttacaaggaaaaaaagaaatatcagcCAAAGGTAGCAGTAGTTCACACACCTGTAATGGAACAAATTGTTAAACTTGgaacaaaaaattacaaagatTTTTTGAGTTTTATATCAGCGGTTCAGAATGTGTTGATGAGTCTGCCACTGGATGTGGACACATATTTGCGTCCTTCGAATTACTTGGAGGACGAGATATCCATAGAAGTTAGGGATGAGTTTTGTGGTGTGGTGGCCAAAGGGGATAACCGAATCTTGCGCCAGTCAGTGGTGACTCATGTCAGCGTTTTGGCTTTTGTTTCAGGGACACCAATATGCAGGATAGGTTTTAATGATGTCCAAATCAAGGGGAATGAAGTTGTTTCTAGACATGACATCATTCCAAACAGCACAACAAGATGGATTAAGCTCAGAGACTGCCAGTTGAACAAATATGTGGATGAAAAGGAATTTGCAAATACGAGATCTATTGCGTTTGTTCCACCAAGCGCACACAGGTTTGAATTGATGCGCTTCAGGACAGCTTTTGCAGAAAAAACTCTGCCCTTTACTCTCAGGACCATAGCTACTGTCAAGGGAGCCGAGGTGGAGCTACAGTCTTGGTTAGTGATGTCATCAGGGTTTTCATCCAACCGGGATCCACTGACATTGATTCCCTGTGAAAACGTGATGATCCGCTACCCTGTTGCCAAAGCTCTGATGAAGAATTTCCGGCGGGAGAGTGTCACAGGAGAGAAGTCTTTGAAAGCCAAAATGAATAAAGGGGCAAGTTTTGGTTCCACCAGCACCTCCGGGTCAGAGCCTGTAATGCGAGTAACTTTGGGAACTGCCAAATATGAGCATGCTTTTAAGGCGGTGGTATGGAGGATAAACAGGCTTCCTGACAAAAACTCAG CTTCAGGCCACCCTCACAGTTTCTTCTTTCATCTGGAGCTGGGCTCGGACCGGGAGGTGCACTCAATGTTTGCACGACACGTGGACGTGGAGTTCGACATGCCGGCAGCCTCAGCCTCCAGAGCCACTGTGCGCTCCCTGTCCGTTGGAGAGAAAAGCGACGTGAAGAAATGGGTCAGCTACAAAGCACATTACTGCTACCAG GTTGAAGTTGAACTGAAAATTGATCAAATGCAAGAGCTGAATGGAACACAGAGAGACCAACCAAATGAATGTAGCCATCAGTGA